In Methanobacterium paludis, the following proteins share a genomic window:
- a CDS encoding type 1 glutamine amidotransferase domain-containing protein — MALIGVVIDEMFEDVEYTEPAKAFKEAGHSLIHIGLREGKIVRGKKGTEVKIDKAISDVKVNSLDAIFIPGGYSPDHLRGEQNAVNFIKDYFQTNKPIFAICHAPQLLITAQVLEGRRVTGWKSIVQDIKNAGAEFIDQEVVEDGNLISSRSPKDIPAFNKASLKKLQGI; from the coding sequence ATGGCTTTAATAGGCGTTGTTATAGATGAAATGTTTGAAGATGTTGAGTACACAGAACCTGCAAAAGCATTTAAAGAAGCAGGACATTCTCTAATTCATATTGGTCTCAGAGAAGGTAAGATTGTTAGGGGAAAAAAAGGAACAGAAGTAAAGATAGATAAAGCAATTTCAGATGTTAAAGTCAATAGTTTAGATGCAATTTTTATTCCAGGTGGTTATTCACCGGACCATCTTCGTGGAGAACAAAACGCTGTAAACTTCATTAAAGATTACTTCCAAACAAATAAACCTATATTTGCAATTTGTCATGCCCCTCAGCTTTTAATTACGGCCCAAGTCTTGGAAGGTCGAAGGGTAACTGGATGGAAGTCAATTGTACAAGACATAAAAAATGCAGGTGCTGAATTCATTGACCAGGAAGTGGTTGAGGATGGTAATTTAATATCATCTAGAAGTCCTAAAGACATTCCAGCATTCAACAAAGCTTCATTAAAAAAATTGCAAGGAATATAA
- the afpA gene encoding archaeoflavoprotein AfpA — translation MKKRKIAWGITGAGDKVLETIEVMKKIKKEYEDQVDIEVFISKSGDQVVKYYGIANDIETNFDKIWVEINANAPFLAGNIQLGKYEFMLIAPATSNTVAKIAMRMGDTLISNAAIMGQKADVPIYILPSDYEEGVTITKLPDGDDLKITIRKEDVEHVKKLVKMYKTFVLKEPDDIAQVFAEYFV, via the coding sequence ATGAAAAAAAGGAAGATTGCCTGGGGAATTACAGGCGCCGGTGATAAAGTATTGGAAACAATAGAAGTGATGAAAAAAATAAAAAAAGAATATGAAGACCAGGTAGATATAGAAGTTTTTATTTCAAAATCTGGAGATCAGGTTGTGAAATATTATGGAATAGCCAATGATATAGAAACAAATTTTGACAAAATTTGGGTTGAAATTAATGCCAATGCACCATTTTTAGCGGGCAATATCCAGTTAGGCAAATATGAATTCATGTTAATAGCACCTGCTACATCCAACACCGTAGCCAAGATCGCCATGAGAATGGGAGACACCTTAATTTCTAATGCAGCCATCATGGGGCAGAAAGCAGACGTTCCCATATACATATTGCCTTCAGATTATGAGGAAGGCGTTACCATTACCAAACTCCCCGATGGGGATGATTTGAAAATCACCATAAGAAAAGAAGATGTGGAACACGTCAAAAAGCTGGTTAAAATGTACAAAACATTCGTATTGAAAGAGCCTGATGATATTGCCCAAGTATTTGCTGAATATTTTGTTTAA
- the hemB gene encoding porphobilinogen synthase — protein MEFPITRMRRLRKTPQIRNILSETKLNPEDFIYPMYVKEGLADGHAEHISTMPGQYRYSINDAVEKARELEDIGLSSIMIFGLPLEKDEKGSQAYNKDGIVQQAVRRMKEETDLIVMTDVCMCQYTSHGHCGMVKDDKILNDESLNYISKIALSHAEAGADVVAPSDMMDGRVGAIRKTLDLNGYYDTIIMAYSAKYASSFYAPFREAASSAPGFGDRKTYQMDPSNLLEALREVELDIGEGADIVMVKPAMPYLDVLKAVKDEFKMPTAAYQVSGEYSMLKAGIDAGYITEDSIYESLLSIKRAGADLIITYFAPEFLEGKI, from the coding sequence ATGGAATTTCCAATTACAAGAATGCGAAGATTAAGGAAAACTCCCCAGATAAGAAATATACTGAGTGAAACAAAGTTAAATCCTGAAGATTTTATATACCCAATGTACGTAAAGGAGGGGCTGGCTGACGGGCATGCAGAACATATAAGCACCATGCCTGGACAGTACAGGTATTCTATCAATGATGCCGTGGAAAAGGCCAGAGAACTTGAGGATATAGGACTATCTTCCATAATGATCTTTGGACTGCCACTTGAAAAGGATGAGAAAGGTTCTCAAGCCTACAACAAGGATGGAATTGTTCAACAGGCAGTGCGCCGCATGAAGGAAGAAACAGACCTTATTGTTATGACGGATGTCTGCATGTGTCAGTACACATCCCATGGCCACTGTGGAATGGTTAAAGATGATAAAATCCTTAATGATGAAAGCCTGAATTACATCTCAAAAATTGCTTTAAGTCACGCAGAAGCTGGAGCTGATGTTGTGGCTCCATCAGATATGATGGATGGTAGAGTTGGTGCTATAAGGAAAACACTGGATTTGAATGGTTACTATGACACAATCATAATGGCTTACTCTGCAAAATATGCTTCTTCATTTTATGCCCCATTCAGGGAGGCAGCATCTTCTGCCCCAGGTTTTGGTGACAGGAAAACTTATCAAATGGATCCCTCAAACCTTCTGGAAGCCTTAAGGGAAGTTGAACTTGACATAGGGGAAGGTGCTGATATAGTGATGGTGAAACCCGCCATGCCTTACCTTGACGTCTTAAAAGCTGTAAAAGATGAATTTAAAATGCCTACAGCAGCTTACCAGGTAAGCGGTGAATATTCAATGTTAAAAGCTGGAATAGATGCAGGTTACATAACTGAAGATTCCATATATGAATCGTTGTTATCCATAAAAAGGGCGGGTGCAGACCTTATAATCACCTACTTTGCACCTGAATTTTTAGAGGGGAAAATTTAG
- a CDS encoding GNAT family N-acetyltransferase, which translates to MIEKVRLIKYDELKKLLSLYEYLVPDDPKLKIDKALKGHWDEILSDPNHFYLVIEEDEMLVSSCNLTIIKNLTRSARSYGLIENVVTHPDYRKRGYGTAVLKKAVGIAQKNNCYKVMLMTSQKDESTLRFYEKAGFNMGEKTAFIVRI; encoded by the coding sequence ATGATTGAGAAGGTACGTTTAATAAAGTATGATGAATTAAAAAAACTTCTATCGCTTTATGAGTATCTAGTTCCAGATGATCCTAAATTAAAGATAGATAAAGCCCTGAAAGGACATTGGGATGAAATACTATCTGATCCTAATCACTTTTATCTAGTAATTGAAGAAGATGAAATGCTTGTTTCATCATGCAATCTAACCATAATTAAGAATCTAACAAGGTCCGCCAGATCATATGGGTTAATAGAAAATGTTGTTACTCACCCAGATTATAGAAAAAGAGGATATGGAACTGCAGTTTTAAAAAAAGCAGTAGGGATAGCTCAAAAAAATAACTGTTACAAGGTAATGCTGATGACAAGCCAAAAAGATGAAAGCACATTAAGATTCTATGAAAAAGCAGGATTTAATATGGGAGAAAAAACTGCATTTATAGTGAGGATCTGA
- the uvrA gene encoding excinuclease ABC subunit UvrA, with protein MITNRLVDGSKVLDTDNLQDTKKGNIIIKGAREHNLKNIDIVIPRDKFVVISGISGSGKSSLAFDTIYAEGQRRYVESLSAYARQFLGQMKKPEVDYIEGLSPAISIDQKTTRMNPRSTVGTVTEIYDYLRLLFARVGTPHCYRCGKKISHQTAGQIVDNILQEKEDTKIQVLAPVVKDRKGEHQKIFEDLRKKGFVRVRVDGEVSSLDNDFELDKNRKHTVEVVVDRLVIRSDVDFKRRLADSVETALELGEGLMVVVYGDGKGSKNQGKTKVKGKSKGNGIYEKVFSEQFACTECGINFEEISPRMFSFNSPHGACPECNGLGSKLEIDTDLVVPDRELSLNDGAILPWSKSKHRDNYYYQMLRAVADHYCFSMDTPFNKLPEEYQNIVLYGSKDRVEFVFQRKGRLHKVKRKFEGVVRRMERLFLETKSNYMRSYVGKFMSDRKCPVCGGTRLRPESRSVTLGGKTISQVVEMPIKDSKRFFEGLELSQRELYIAKEVLKEIKERLKFLVDVGLGYITLERSSGSLSGGEAQRIRLATQIGSGLVGVLYILDEPSIGLHQRDNARLIETLKRLRDIGNTLIVVEHDEETILSADHVVDIGPGAGEHGGKVIAEGTPQEIMENPDSITGSYLSRKESIEIPQERVKPNGNYITVKGAKQNNLQNIDVKFPLGVFTCITGVSGSGKSTLINDVLYKGLYEKLNHAHVNPGKHDGITGIENIDKAIIIDQSPIGRTPRSNPATYTGVFTYIRELLSETPESKKRGYKPGRFSFNVKGGRCEACSGDGIIKIEMHFLADVYVPCEVCQGKRYNRETLDVRYKGKNIADILEMTVEEALDFFKNIPKIHKKLKTLDDVGLGYIKLGQPATTLSGGEAQRVKLAKELSRQSTGKTMYILDEPTTGLHFVDIKKLLNVLGRLRDSGNTVIVIEHNLDVIKTADYIIDLGPEGGDEGGLVVAEGTPEEIAMSKSFTGDYLRDILEGVSPALSGNIENMVSNPELEKSTSKNK; from the coding sequence ATGATCACAAACAGATTAGTTGACGGTAGTAAGGTGTTGGACACCGATAATTTACAAGATACCAAAAAAGGAAACATAATAATCAAGGGAGCACGTGAACACAACCTTAAAAACATTGACATTGTAATTCCAAGGGACAAATTCGTGGTAATAAGTGGAATAAGTGGTTCTGGAAAATCTTCCCTTGCATTCGACACAATCTATGCTGAAGGACAGCGACGTTATGTTGAATCACTTTCAGCATACGCAAGACAGTTTTTGGGGCAGATGAAAAAGCCTGAAGTGGATTATATTGAAGGACTTTCACCTGCAATATCCATAGACCAGAAAACTACCAGAATGAACCCGAGATCAACTGTAGGGACAGTAACTGAAATATATGATTACTTGCGTCTACTTTTTGCCAGGGTCGGTACTCCCCACTGCTACCGTTGTGGTAAAAAGATATCTCATCAAACAGCAGGTCAAATAGTTGATAACATCCTCCAGGAGAAAGAAGACACCAAGATACAGGTTCTTGCACCTGTTGTAAAGGACCGTAAGGGAGAACACCAGAAAATATTCGAAGACCTTAGAAAAAAAGGATTTGTACGTGTGAGGGTTGACGGTGAAGTTTCAAGTCTTGATAATGATTTTGAACTTGATAAAAATCGTAAACACACCGTGGAAGTTGTTGTGGACAGATTGGTTATAAGATCTGATGTTGACTTTAAAAGGAGACTTGCAGACTCTGTTGAAACAGCACTGGAACTTGGAGAAGGTTTAATGGTGGTTGTTTATGGGGATGGTAAAGGTTCCAAAAATCAGGGAAAGACAAAAGTTAAAGGTAAATCCAAAGGCAATGGCATCTATGAAAAGGTCTTCAGCGAACAGTTCGCCTGTACAGAGTGCGGCATAAACTTTGAGGAAATCAGTCCCAGAATGTTTTCATTCAACAGCCCCCATGGAGCATGCCCTGAATGTAACGGTCTTGGAAGCAAACTTGAAATAGATACAGACCTTGTGGTGCCTGATAGGGAGCTTTCTTTGAATGATGGTGCTATTTTACCTTGGAGTAAATCTAAACACAGGGACAACTATTATTACCAGATGTTACGTGCAGTTGCAGACCACTACTGCTTCAGCATGGACACTCCATTCAACAAACTTCCAGAGGAGTACCAGAACATAGTTCTCTACGGTTCCAAAGATAGGGTTGAATTTGTATTTCAACGAAAAGGCAGACTTCATAAGGTGAAAAGGAAGTTTGAAGGTGTTGTAAGAAGGATGGAGCGTCTCTTTTTAGAGACCAAATCCAACTACATGAGAAGCTATGTTGGAAAGTTCATGAGCGACCGTAAGTGCCCTGTATGTGGAGGAACCAGACTGCGTCCAGAGAGTAGATCCGTTACATTGGGCGGTAAAACCATATCCCAAGTCGTGGAAATGCCCATAAAAGATTCAAAAAGATTTTTTGAAGGACTCGAACTATCCCAAAGGGAACTCTACATTGCAAAAGAGGTACTCAAAGAAATAAAAGAACGTCTAAAGTTCCTTGTGGACGTTGGTTTAGGTTACATAACCCTTGAAAGATCTTCAGGAAGTTTATCCGGTGGAGAAGCACAGAGAATACGTCTTGCAACCCAGATAGGTTCAGGACTGGTTGGAGTGCTTTACATACTTGACGAACCAAGTATAGGACTCCATCAAAGGGACAACGCCAGACTTATAGAAACCCTTAAAAGATTGAGGGATATTGGAAACACCTTGATTGTTGTGGAACACGACGAAGAAACCATATTATCTGCAGACCATGTTGTTGATATTGGTCCCGGTGCCGGTGAGCACGGTGGAAAGGTTATAGCAGAGGGCACACCTCAAGAAATAATGGAAAACCCAGATTCCATAACAGGAAGTTATCTATCTCGAAAAGAATCAATTGAGATACCCCAAGAGCGTGTAAAACCAAATGGAAACTACATAACAGTAAAAGGGGCAAAACAGAACAACCTCCAAAACATTGATGTTAAATTTCCACTCGGAGTGTTCACATGCATAACAGGGGTTTCAGGGTCGGGTAAAAGTACTCTTATAAACGATGTACTGTACAAGGGACTCTATGAAAAGTTAAACCACGCTCACGTGAACCCTGGAAAGCACGATGGCATTACAGGGATCGAAAACATTGACAAGGCCATTATAATTGACCAGTCCCCAATTGGAAGGACACCTCGTTCCAATCCTGCCACTTACACCGGTGTCTTCACTTACATCCGGGAACTCTTATCTGAAACTCCTGAATCTAAAAAGAGGGGTTATAAACCGGGAAGATTTAGTTTTAACGTGAAAGGTGGAAGATGCGAAGCCTGCAGCGGTGATGGGATAATAAAAATAGAAATGCATTTCCTTGCAGATGTTTACGTTCCATGTGAAGTTTGTCAGGGAAAAAGGTACAACAGGGAAACTTTGGATGTGCGTTACAAGGGTAAAAACATTGCAGACATCCTGGAGATGACGGTTGAGGAAGCACTGGACTTTTTCAAAAACATTCCCAAGATCCACAAGAAACTTAAAACCCTGGATGATGTTGGACTGGGATATATAAAGCTTGGACAGCCCGCAACAACACTTTCAGGGGGAGAAGCTCAGCGTGTGAAACTTGCAAAAGAGTTGAGCCGCCAAAGTACAGGTAAAACCATGTACATACTTGATGAACCAACCACAGGACTTCACTTTGTAGATATTAAAAAGCTTTTAAATGTTCTTGGAAGGTTAAGAGATTCTGGAAATACAGTTATTGTGATAGAACACAACCTTGATGTCATTAAAACAGCAGATTACATCATAGACCTTGGTCCAGAAGGTGGAGATGAAGGTGGATTGGTGGTTGCTGAGGGAACTCCAGAAGAAATAGCTATGAGCAAAAGTTTCACTGGAGACTATTTAAGAGATATTTTAGAAGGGGTTTCACCTGCTTTAAGTGGAAATATCGAGAATATGGTTTCGAATCCTGAACTTGAGAAGTCCACTTCAAAAAATAAGTAA
- a CDS encoding endonuclease III domain-containing protein, giving the protein MTGKRAEKIVMIYKKLYDLYGPQGWWPLMSHDGTNPTKTGSVRGYHPENYELPRSEDEIYEIILGAILTQNTAWTSAEQALLNLKKLDVVSPQKLLKIDDNILKEAIRCAGFLNQKAVYLKEITKFFTSLKGRTPERKELLAVKGVGNETADSILLYAFKQPEFVVDAYTKRIFSHLGIVKDNANYMDIKKFFESSLPRDTAMYQEYHALIVEHAKHYYKKKPYGVGDPLKDL; this is encoded by the coding sequence ATGACAGGGAAAAGAGCAGAAAAGATAGTAATGATATACAAGAAACTCTACGATCTCTACGGCCCTCAGGGATGGTGGCCATTAATGAGTCATGATGGCACAAACCCAACAAAAACGGGTTCTGTAAGGGGATACCACCCTGAAAACTATGAATTACCCCGAAGTGAAGATGAAATTTATGAAATTATATTGGGAGCTATTTTAACCCAGAACACAGCCTGGACATCGGCTGAACAGGCCTTGTTAAACTTGAAAAAATTAGATGTTGTTTCTCCTCAAAAACTTCTAAAAATTGATGATAACATCTTAAAAGAAGCCATAAGATGTGCAGGATTTTTAAATCAGAAGGCTGTTTACCTTAAAGAAATTACCAAATTTTTCACATCATTGAAAGGGAGAACCCCTGAAAGAAAGGAATTGTTAGCTGTTAAAGGAGTTGGAAACGAAACTGCCGATTCAATTCTTCTTTATGCATTTAAACAACCTGAATTTGTAGTGGATGCCTACACTAAAAGGATATTTTCACACTTGGGAATTGTGAAGGATAATGCAAATTATATGGATATAAAAAAGTTTTTTGAGTCCAGTTTACCACGGGATACAGCTATGTACCAGGAATATCACGCCCTGATTGTGGAACATGCCAAACATTACTATAAAAAGAAGCCTTATGGTGTGGGGGATCCTTTGAAAGATTTGTAG
- a CDS encoding MBL fold metallo-hydrolase produces MADAFATITQKRMTGGFRIDGIDGKNIHLDPGPGALVRSYQFGLNPMNLDCVMVSHSHTDHYSDAEVLLEAITRGMTRRKGTIIGSTSVIKGYKKWGPCISQYHLSKPEVVVMEAGDEKNLGNIGIKATKTIHGDPKCIGFQFKYENFTLSYTSDTEYFEDLYKEHKGADVLIASVIRADGERIRGHMCADDFEMLVDNVSPKLAIMTHLGMKFITDNPEGEALRITENTGIKTLAARDGMGINLDGFMAEQQTLDEF; encoded by the coding sequence GTGGCGGACGCTTTCGCGACCATAACCCAGAAGAGGATGACTGGTGGATTTAGAATAGATGGAATTGACGGTAAAAATATCCATTTGGATCCAGGTCCTGGAGCTTTAGTTAGAAGTTACCAGTTCGGTTTAAATCCCATGAATTTGGACTGTGTCATGGTTTCTCACTCACACACAGACCATTACTCCGATGCAGAGGTGCTTCTTGAAGCCATAACACGGGGAATGACCCGTAGAAAGGGCACAATTATCGGAAGTACGAGTGTGATCAAAGGATACAAAAAATGGGGCCCCTGTATATCCCAATACCACCTCAGCAAGCCTGAAGTAGTGGTAATGGAAGCAGGTGATGAAAAAAATCTGGGAAACATTGGTATAAAAGCAACCAAAACCATCCACGGAGACCCTAAATGTATTGGTTTCCAGTTCAAATACGAAAATTTCACCCTGTCCTACACATCAGACACAGAGTACTTTGAAGATCTTTACAAAGAACATAAAGGTGCAGATGTACTCATAGCAAGTGTTATAAGGGCTGATGGTGAAAGAATAAGGGGACACATGTGTGCTGATGATTTTGAGATGTTAGTAGATAATGTTTCACCCAAACTTGCCATAATGACCCACCTCGGTATGAAATTCATAACCGACAATCCCGAAGGGGAGGCTCTAAGAATAACTGAAAATACTGGTATCAAAACTCTGGCAGCTCGAGACGGCATGGGCATTAACCTGGATGGTTTTATGGCAGAACAGCAGACACTTGACGAGTTTTAA
- the aroC gene encoding chorismate synthase codes for MSGNKIGEMFNVTTFGSSHGTALGAIVDGCPAGLELSRDGIQAELDKRRPGTSKITTPRSEKDQVKILSGIFQGKTDGTPIAAVVQNRDMKSSAYESLKNTPRPGHGDYTWKARYGHYDYRGGGRGSGRVTIGHVIGGAVAKKLLRTLNIKVLAHVTQVGNIKAQKIDFSKINSEITDFNENSDEMNEFNEIKRNIEKNSVRCADLEAAEKMENLILSMKENGNSVGGIVETLVLNTPAGLGEPVFDKLDADIAKVLMGIGSVKGVEIGEGFRSAELSGSQMNDEFYINGNNVKTKTNRAGGILGGISNGMPIVARIAVKPTPSISKLQKTVNMKNMEDAEIEIRGRHDPCICPRVTTVAEAVMAITIADHLIRGGFINPCKLSM; via the coding sequence ATGTCAGGAAATAAAATTGGTGAAATGTTTAACGTCACAACCTTCGGTTCAAGTCACGGCACCGCTCTGGGGGCCATTGTTGACGGCTGCCCTGCAGGCCTCGAGCTTTCAAGAGATGGTATTCAGGCAGAACTGGATAAAAGAAGACCCGGCACAAGTAAGATAACAACACCTCGAAGCGAAAAAGACCAGGTTAAGATTTTATCCGGTATATTTCAGGGCAAAACCGATGGAACACCCATAGCAGCTGTGGTTCAAAACAGAGACATGAAATCATCAGCTTATGAGTCATTAAAAAACACACCAAGACCAGGGCATGGAGATTACACCTGGAAAGCCCGCTACGGCCATTATGACTACCGTGGAGGCGGTAGGGGGAGCGGTCGTGTTACAATAGGTCATGTAATCGGAGGTGCGGTTGCAAAAAAACTTCTTAGAACATTGAATATAAAAGTGCTGGCCCATGTAACTCAGGTAGGGAATATAAAAGCTCAAAAAATTGATTTCAGTAAGATAAACTCTGAAATAACTGATTTTAATGAAAATTCTGATGAAATGAATGAATTTAATGAGATAAAACGGAACATAGAAAAAAATTCAGTTCGATGTGCCGACCTTGAAGCTGCAGAAAAAATGGAAAATTTGATCCTCAGCATGAAAGAGAATGGAAATTCAGTTGGTGGTATCGTTGAAACACTTGTCTTAAACACACCTGCAGGTCTTGGTGAGCCAGTATTTGATAAGCTTGATGCAGATATTGCCAAGGTCTTGATGGGAATAGGTTCAGTTAAAGGTGTTGAGATAGGGGAAGGTTTCAGATCTGCAGAACTTTCAGGTTCCCAGATGAACGATGAGTTTTACATCAATGGTAACAATGTTAAAACAAAAACGAACCGAGCTGGAGGAATATTGGGTGGTATATCCAATGGTATGCCAATTGTTGCCAGAATTGCTGTGAAACCAACACCTTCAATATCAAAACTTCAAAAAACAGTTAATATGAAGAATATGGAGGATGCTGAAATCGAAATAAGGGGACGGCACGATCCATGTATCTGTCCAAGGGTTACAACAGTTGCCGAAGCTGTTATGGCCATAACAATTGCGGACCATCTTATAAGGGGCGGTTTTATTAACCCCTGCAAGTTATCCATGTAA
- a CDS encoding MJ0548 connectase family domain-containing protein, producing MSLIITYIGSKGCVMIADKRRIGFFGEEKTREKLEEELYSGAIKTDEELLKKASSLGITLKITDDAEKIREIGDIVVGEVRFKTPFETKRKRIYGTTGAYNVVELLGSEIKRIKTGESSIVVFGNKVTKEIANKYIQNHWKKKTNLKDIGEIFKAAMEEVAAKTPSVSQKYDLFIKHADIDKKEAKELLRTTIITDVKDLKKWREDLTDEMVKTAQTINVVSKIIDHGEVGKVTDVQGNEVEVTLKKGVEALDLNFNLLAKSGDTIKMEIKDSSKVKIGDKAVVMDENLCIKRTKAGLNCTVMLCKSDK from the coding sequence ATGAGTCTCATAATAACCTATATCGGAAGCAAAGGATGCGTAATGATAGCTGATAAACGAAGAATCGGCTTTTTTGGAGAAGAAAAAACTAGAGAAAAGCTGGAGGAAGAACTCTACTCTGGAGCAATTAAAACAGATGAAGAACTGTTAAAAAAGGCTTCATCCCTTGGAATAACTCTTAAAATAACAGATGATGCAGAAAAGATCAGGGAGATAGGAGATATAGTTGTTGGAGAAGTGAGATTTAAAACACCCTTTGAAACCAAAAGAAAAAGAATTTACGGGACAACAGGGGCTTACAATGTGGTAGAACTTCTTGGTTCTGAAATAAAACGGATTAAAACTGGAGAAAGTTCTATAGTGGTTTTTGGAAACAAAGTAACCAAAGAAATTGCAAATAAATACATACAGAATCACTGGAAAAAGAAAACAAACCTCAAAGATATCGGAGAAATATTTAAAGCAGCTATGGAAGAAGTGGCTGCAAAAACACCGTCTGTGAGCCAAAAATATGATCTATTCATAAAACATGCAGACATAGATAAAAAAGAGGCTAAAGAGCTTTTAAGAACCACCATAATCACTGATGTTAAGGACCTTAAAAAATGGCGTGAAGATTTAACAGATGAAATGGTAAAGACTGCCCAGACAATTAACGTTGTATCAAAGATAATTGACCACGGTGAAGTTGGGAAGGTCACAGATGTTCAAGGAAATGAAGTTGAAGTAACCCTGAAAAAGGGTGTTGAAGCCCTTGATTTGAACTTTAACTTGCTTGCAAAATCTGGTGACACTATTAAAATGGAAATTAAAGATAGTTCTAAGGTTAAAATTGGTGATAAAGCTGTTGTAATGGATGAAAACCTTTGTATCAAAAGAACAAAGGCTGGTTTGAATTGTACTGTTATGCTGTGTAAATCTGATAAATAA
- a CDS encoding DUF362 domain-containing protein, whose amino-acid sequence MVKDNAGEVFLVKTTDRQEGIEKLFENLAMDGFKDKTVALKANFNSADPFPASTHIQTLQTILDELKTAESGKIILAERSGMGNTTKVLEKMGVYDLAQEYNFEVVVLDDEGAEGWVKIERDGTHWLNGFYISKIFLDAEKVVQTCCLKTHRFGGHFTLSLKNSVGLVAKKVPGGIYNYMGELHLSPFQRLMIAEINSYYNVDVILMDAMKVFLNKGPETGVVVEPSLLLAGTDRVAIDAVGVAILRYYGTTREVSNGRIFELDQIRRAAELGVGIESADEISLIPVDEDSKIISEDIENILEKQG is encoded by the coding sequence ATGGTAAAAGATAATGCTGGAGAAGTTTTTCTGGTTAAAACAACAGATAGACAAGAGGGTATAGAGAAACTCTTTGAAAATCTTGCTATGGATGGTTTTAAAGATAAAACTGTGGCTTTAAAGGCCAATTTCAACAGCGCAGATCCATTTCCTGCTTCAACCCACATTCAGACCCTACAAACTATTTTAGATGAGCTTAAAACAGCAGAATCCGGTAAAATAATCCTTGCTGAGCGAAGTGGGATGGGGAATACCACTAAAGTCCTTGAAAAAATGGGAGTTTATGATCTGGCCCAGGAATACAACTTTGAAGTTGTTGTATTGGATGATGAAGGTGCAGAAGGATGGGTTAAAATTGAGAGGGATGGAACACACTGGTTGAATGGATTTTACATCTCAAAAATATTTCTTGATGCTGAAAAAGTTGTTCAGACTTGCTGCCTTAAAACCCACAGATTTGGCGGTCACTTCACCCTTTCGCTTAAAAATTCTGTGGGGCTTGTTGCCAAAAAGGTGCCCGGAGGTATTTACAACTACATGGGGGAACTTCATCTGTCACCGTTTCAAAGGCTCATGATAGCAGAAATAAACAGTTACTACAATGTTGATGTTATTTTAATGGATGCAATGAAAGTATTTTTGAACAAAGGGCCTGAAACTGGGGTTGTTGTTGAGCCAAGTCTTCTCCTGGCAGGTACAGATAGAGTGGCAATTGATGCTGTGGGGGTTGCTATTTTAAGGTACTATGGCACCACAAGGGAAGTTTCAAACGGCAGGATATTTGAACTTGACCAGATACGAAGGGCAGCAGAATTGGGTGTTGGAATTGAATCAGCGGATGAAATAAGCTTAATACCTGTTGATGAGGATAGTAAGATAATCTCAGAGGATATAGAAAATATACTTGAGAAACAAGGTTGA